The nucleotide window GTTCATATGCTGCATAAACTTCTTCAACATACTCACCAAATCCAAGAACCTGGGGATTAAAGGTGcaaatcaaaaaacaaaatcaaaaacagGTATGTTGTATGTTTAAAAACATCCAATGAACCTATGCCGAGTTTGGAACACTACCGACAATAGAATTGAAATAATTCATTCTAAAAGAaacaatctttttttctttttaattaaggCACTCCTAATGGCTAAAATATACATGtagaatatataatagaaaGCAGGTATGTTGTATGTTCTATTATCAAAATTCTGTAGAAAATCAAAACAGACTTTTTTCTTCAAGGAAAAGGCCAACAACTACTTTGGCTTCAGGGTAAGCTAGGAATAATTCTAAATCTTGTTACAACATCCTCCTACTTACTAGATGAAGAAAGCATGCTTTTTTATGTTTCTAAATGCATTTACTTTTTCGTTTAACTCTTTTTTTGCGAAGTATTATGaggatataaaattattcataaggtgagataaattaataaatctgTAATCAACAACGGACAGCCTCATCAGTCACTAAGTATTTCAATTTCAGGTGTTAGCAACATGTGCTTAGTTTCATTATAGATAAGAATGCAATGATTTGTATTATGGCAATTTTGACCATGAAGACATAAATGCATGCACAGAAATTTCCGTAAAGAGAGGAAAGCaaaaattgttaatattaatattaataattaatcttgAATCCTTTCAACTCAACTTCCTTAAACTGCATCATTAAGAAACCTTTGTCAGACgaaatatatatttcacaaCCAAACATAACACCACCCAAGACCCAAGATAATGCATGGTGTCATATGATTACATGAACACGCAAATATAAAGTGGGCAATATCCACATCCAGATCTTTAGAGATACAAAGGATGGACAAATACCTGTAGAGCCTTCAATACATGCTCAGGTGCAATTGTCCGTTTATCCTCTCTGTTACAAACTTCATTGGATTCTGACGAGACAAGGTTTATAAACTCTACAATGACAAATCAACCACAACATCTTAATCCTTAAGAAAAGTCAAGTAAGAATATGAACTATGAAACAGGAAACACTAATTGGAATCCAAGCCCAAATTTTCAGACAATATAAGAAATGAAACACATGTTTTGCATGTCTATAACATAGAAACAGGAGCAAACAGTGATGTTATTACGACATGaccaaatatgaaaaattagacAGCAAGTTCAAAAAGTGCTTATTACCAATGATATTATTACACTATAGATTCTAGTAATTCCCAGCTCATACAATATGTTAGGGTTAGGTAACACCAAACATAGATGAAATCATGAAAGAGCTGTGTGTGAGAGTCTTTTACTGCAACAAAAATGAATGGGCATGACATCGGAGATAGTGCCAGAGAACAGAGCAAGGCCAGAAACACCAGGAAGGTGCCGGAAAACATCAGAAATGGACAGAGATGGTGCCAGAGAATACTGGGTTATGTTTCAGAGACACAAGGGTGCATGATTATTTTAGAATAGAGTTTCAATTTCGAACCCCAAATAAGGGAAGCAAAATCACCAAAATGGCCCCCAAAATAAATCTTAAATGCAGTATTGTGGGAGTAAACAGGGGTTTTCAATCACTAATCAAAGTTGTGCCCGCTGATACCACAAAGCAAATAGCTGTGAATGTGGCTGCAATTCACACCACCCCAGGCAACGGATGGGCTTCAATGGAGGGGCCCATAGCCGCAACACAACGGTGTAGCACCACTATAGACAGCTCTGCTTATAATCCACGCCACAAACTTGGCAGTTACCCTTAACAGACATCAGAAAAATAACAATAGCAAAATCATCAATTATGTGCACAACTAAGATGCACACTTGAATTTAGACCCTAAATATAGCttcaaataaaagaattaaggcaacaaatcaaatataatGGAAACAAAATTCTGACCTACACAACACTCAATCAATAGATCTTGGGCATCTCTTGCAACACGTACATCTGGGGGTAACAtctctttaataatttttgtcaTTGTTGCTGCCAAAAAATCAGAGATTCTGTAAGCAATAGAACAGTGATGCATTACCAAGAAAGAGAGAACATTGAGATTGACTACCAAGTACAATAAGAATTAAAGTAACCAAACA belongs to Glycine soja cultivar W05 chromosome 5, ASM419377v2, whole genome shotgun sequence and includes:
- the LOC114411752 gene encoding protein Dr1 homolog isoform X2; the protein is MEPMDIVGKSKEDASLPKATMTKIIKEMLPPDVRVARDAQDLLIECCVEFINLVSSESNEVCNREDKRTIAPEHVLKALQVLGFGEYVEEVYAAYEQHKLETMDSLRGGGKWSNGAEMTEEEALAEQQRMFAEARARMNGGAIASKQPDADQSLDS